The Acidobacteriota bacterium genome includes a region encoding these proteins:
- a CDS encoding sigma-70 family RNA polymerase sigma factor produces the protein MNTPESRDFTGLLLAWRGGEPAALEQLLPVVYAELHRLARQQMRGERGDHTLQTTALVNEAYLRLLDTRRVHWQNRAHFLAVAAQMMRRVLVDHARERQAQKHGGALVRVSFAEALAVAEDRLPEILAVDEALETLARTHPQVACVVEMKFFAGLAGKEIAEVLGVTPGRVSQLWKFAQAWLRRELEGTELGGTERGASAT, from the coding sequence ATGAACACCCCTGAATCACGAGATTTCACCGGTTTGTTGCTGGCTTGGCGCGGCGGCGAACCGGCAGCGCTGGAGCAGTTGCTGCCCGTCGTTTACGCCGAACTGCACAGGCTGGCGCGGCAACAGATGCGCGGCGAACGCGGCGACCACACGCTACAAACGACGGCGCTGGTCAACGAAGCCTACCTGCGGCTGTTGGACACGCGCCGTGTGCACTGGCAGAACCGCGCGCATTTCCTGGCCGTGGCGGCGCAGATGATGCGGCGCGTGTTGGTGGATCACGCGCGCGAACGCCAGGCGCAAAAGCACGGCGGTGCGTTGGTGCGCGTTTCGTTCGCTGAGGCGCTGGCGGTTGCCGAAGACCGTTTGCCGGAAATCCTGGCGGTGGACGAAGCGTTGGAAACGCTGGCGCGCACGCATCCGCAGGTCGCGTGCGTGGTCGAGATGAAATTCTTCGCCGGTCTCGCAGGCAAGGAGATTGCTGAAGTGCTGGGCGTGACGCCGGGGCGCGTCTCGCAGCTTTGGAAGTTTGCGCAAGCGTGGTTGCGGCGGGAATTGGAAGGTACGGAACTGGGCGGTACGGAACGGGGAGCGTCAGCGACCTG